One Nicotiana sylvestris chromosome 12, ASM39365v2, whole genome shotgun sequence genomic window carries:
- the LOC138882705 gene encoding uncharacterized protein produces MAKEAESGISLQTAVDIARRIENVCSQERGRVFDKSPRHFGGFNGASCGGRVVPRDSLSASMHVSTTVGDYFVVDPIYRSCMFTIGSLEASIDLLLLDMVDFDVTLGINWLLPYHAIWDCHAKMVTLDMSDLPRLKLRGTLEHSTIRVISYVKDRHMVEKGCLAYLAYICDSSAEVPSMDSVPVVSEFPKVFLVDLSGMSPDRDIDFCIDLALGAQSISILPYCLALPELKGIEGAVARFS; encoded by the exons atggccaaggaggccgagAGTGGCATTTCCTTACAAACGGCTGTAGATATTGCTAGACGGATCGAGAATGTTTGTTCTCAAGAGAGGGGGCGGGTGTTTGATAAGAGTCCTCGCCATTTCGGTGGTTTCAATGGTGCCTCATGTGGAGGCAGGG TTgtacctcgtgattctttgagtgcttctaTGCATGTGTCCACGACTGTGGGAGATTATTTTGTTGTAGATCCCATCTATCGCTCGTGTATGTTTACTATTGGAAGTCTTGAGGCTAGTATAGATCtgctacttcttgatatggtagatttcgatgttacCTTGGGTATAAATTGGTTgttaccttatcatgctatatgggactgtcatgctaagatggTGACCCTAGACATGTCAGATTTGCCTCGATTAAAATTGAGGGGGACTCTTGAGCACTCTACCAtcagggttatctcttatgtgaaggaccgacatatggttgagaaggggtgtctagcttatttggcatatatttgtgattctagtgcggaggttccttccatggattcagtaccagtTGTTAGTGAGTTTCCAAAGGTGTTTCTTGTTGATCTATCGGGGATGTCAccggacagagatattgacttctgcattgatttagcTCTAGGCGCTCAGTCTATTTCTATTCTACCATATTGTCTAGCCCTGCCGGAGTtgaaaggaattgaaggagcagttgcaagattttcttga